One Thamnophis elegans isolate rThaEle1 chromosome 2, rThaEle1.pri, whole genome shotgun sequence genomic window, CCTGCCATTGCTTGCAGTGTGGGGAAGGCATGATAGGTCTTGGTATCCAGCTGGCAGAGGCGGCGCCCAAAGGCCTGGCACAGGTGTTGAATCATGTTGGTGATGCGGGACAGGTGGTTGTTGGAGGTGCAGATGAAGGAGAAGAGGCACTCCACTGGGTCCTGCCGCAGCACCCGGACACCTGGAGAAATAAAGAGCCACTAGGTCTTTTTCTGCCATCCATTTTGTATGTTTCTATGTTTCCTATCACTAGTCACATGCTTTATGTTTAAGCTAAGAAATTCAGTTTTCCTTGCCGCTGAATTATACTGTGGTTTCCGATTTCTAGATTTTCATGGTACTAGCAGTAAGCTGAGAGAGAACCCTGAGCAAGAAAGCctcaccaataaaggagaatatttgtagctcagggttaaaatgaggggtccttggtgctcgctCTTTAAGCGTGGTTgtatttcttgcagacgtttcattatccaactaggtaacatcatcagggctgcaTTTTTTTATCTGCAGTGCAggtaataaaatgtttgcaagaaaacaactaagttcaAGGAAGCCTCACTTTGGGATCACCTGCCTGCCCATTTTCAAATCTCCCCCTGCCAGACAAGGACAATGTTCCctaaaatgcataaaaataaagacatttaAGAATTCAAATTCTGCGCTCTCAATATAAGACACAGCTTTGCTGCTGGTCAgttaaaagataaaagtaaagtttCCCTTCGCagatatgtgctactcattcctgactctagtctagggggtggtgctcatctctgtttctaagcctaagagccagcgctgtccgaagacgtctccgtggtcatgtggccggcatgactaaatgccgaagacgcatggaacactgttaccttcccaccaaaggtggtccctatttttctacttgcattttaaacatgctttcggactgctagattggcagaagctgggacaagtaacaggagctcactccattaggcggtgatagggattcgaaccgctgaactgccaacctttttgaccgacaaactcagcgtcttaaccactgaaccacctcgTCCCTTACACTGATTATTGCTGGTCAATTACTCTCCACTAAATAAAACATCACTTAGTTCTAATTCGTGAAAACAAGCGCTCACATACAAATTAGGATATTgttactgaattgaattgaattttattatttatatgccgcccttctccgggagggactcagggcggcgaacaactcaaaaggggaaaaggggaacatagaacagaatacaagtaattaaaatagccaagaatcacacaaccacacgtcgagaggggaggggaactcatcaaccccaggcctgccggtaaagccaggttttgacggcttttcggaaggcctggagagaggtgagggtccgaatccctgcggggagttcgttccagaggtccggagctgccacagagaaggccctcctccgggtagtagccagatgacattggctggtagacggaacccggaggaggctaaccctgtgtgatctaatgggtctttgggaggtaattggcagcaggtggtctctcaagtacccagatactATTTTTTCATCatgtaaaccagtggtagtcaacctggtccctaccgcccactagtgggcgttccagctttcatggtgggcggtaggggtttgctgcagctctgctttataaattttataaagttacttccctactttataaatcaccattactgtggaaccggtgggcggttagaaaattttactactaacagagatacaaaagtgggcggtaggtatagaaaggttgactacccctgatgtaaACCAAActcatatatttttattgtagCAGTGCATTATTCTCCAGTGCTAGTTTGCCTACCTGGGAATTTAACACCTATTTCCCGGAAATGCGAGTCAACATAAGACCAACCCTGGTATAACCCAGATACATTTACATGTAGTTGGAAATAGTCCTGGAGGATCTGAGAAGGAGTCATCCCATCTGTTCCCCGGGCCAActctccagacaaatggctgcccggACGTTCGCTTGTCCCAGGACGATTCGGTTCTGGCtgtgtttgcttcctgctcttcttCAGGGGAGGTTCGGAGAGGCCTTCTTCTTCTCTGCCAccgtcctccttttcctcttcatgCAAGGTATACCAGAGATGTTCCTCAGACTGCGTGAGAGTCCAGACTCGTCCAGCCAGCACGCCAGTCCAGTAGCCGGGGCTGGTTTCAGACCACCTGAGAAAATCACAGGCTTGGTTAGCAGCAGAAACAGccaaggtgttctgacctaggcttcatgaGAAAGTATAAATCATActtttagtccccaaaaccctcttttatttaaacggctgtgaattatggtaaTTCACAGCCCATAaggattcacaaacagtctgtgaagagtccgacagatgtctgctcgagttgccaaagtctttcaggggaatgttaataagcacccacctttaactcccttgaaacactgccagagaccttttgcaaggccaaacgtagcacagagtcaaacggagcttctcagagtttgaaccaaCCAGAATGAACTCATTGCTTCCTGCAGAGGCTCACATCCCTTTACTCCTCTTTTATGACTTAGGGGAGGGACCAatcatctcagtggtgggtttgaaaaaattttggaacctcttctgtaggtgtggcctgctttccgggtccactggtggaacctcttctaaccagtttggtagatttgacgaaccggttctaccgaataggtgcgaactggtaggaacccacctctgaatcatctccaagccttactcccaagttacccccctttttcttcttaattgttcttgccttctggcagctctgtgcatgcgcacactgggaacaggctccccctgttcttctgcctcgctgatgtcagcacataactcccagatggccctggtcccctctctgcctccgacacagagccctcatcagagcctttcccagactccaggactggcccatgttcctccccaactcccttactgtccgaatctgctgccagctctgcaagcCACCAACGGACTACAACACAAGGCTCATCTAAAAAGAAAAGGCTATCCACATCCTTCAGTCAATTTAGGTAATCCCCCACGTACAACCACATGAAAAAGTGAATTATGGCCACTTTCACACAtggccattgtagcatcccccgtgatcacgcaatcaaaattcggatgcttggcaactgactcatatttatgacagttgccgtgcCCTAGCGTCATGGgatcccccttttgcgatcttctgacaagcaaagtccacggggaagccagattcacttcaaaaCCATGCGACTAACTGAACAATTAcagagattcacttagcaactgtggcaggaaaggtcgtacaatggggcaaaattcacttaacaactgtctcacttagcgacagaaatgttggtctcaattgtgtTTGCAAGTCCAGGACTGCCTGTACctagatattgtttatgtctattgAGGACTGATTTGTCAGGGTGCCAGGCTTCCAGGTATTCTCCAGTGTTCTTGGACTTTTTCTAGGAGGGTcagagtttcccagttgaaactatgatcAAATCTGTCCATGTGTTATAAGATTCAGGAGTGTTCCTtatgttgtaggaagttatcacccacccctctcccagaaaaatgaaatatcctaggaaatatggaaaaggcagaatattatatttccctggatgtgaaaaggaagaagcatgttttataaagagaaaatagctccctgcagcttcctgcccccacacgctttgtcaatgggccattaagaaggccaacctagtccctttacataataaagagttctccccttcagctccagggggatgggattaaagcatgataatattggcactttacccaactcaccacatggcatctgagaactcaaccaaacctggattcaaaacgcagcctagagagttgcccctgcatggccccaagggagtctgacaaccaatcagaatactagCTCAAGattaaaggccagagagggcataaaactagggactcagcttctcttccttccttgccttcccttctcttttctccaccaacgttgaagcatgtgatcaccttttctgttcagggctcaagccatgtggtcctgtccaccattaaaaccatctttccaagcagcctccatgtctccagtgtcttttttccccacttggagccgaatccagaaggatatttcttttcAACAATGTATTCTGGCTGCTAGTTGGTGTCCATGGAGACCGGGTGTGCTAAAACACTATGTATAGATTTGGTACGGTGtggtatgtccagttcttggaaaGCATCTTCACTTTAAGTATTAATAATTATATTAGATTGCATGATGGTACTACTAACATTTTGCTAGCATGCAAAatgagataagaaaaaaaaaggaagcttcTTATATCTACAGTAGTGAGTTTGTTTTCCAACTAACTTGATAGCTTTTCTGACAGCTGCTCTCCAATCAACTCTGATTAACTCTCTAAACTGTTTGAGCAAATAACCAGTGATAGCAGCCGGCTTCTACCGTTAAGCTATTCACGTCCCCAAAGTTataaaagttattattatttcctGCCTTTTATCTATGGAGCACTCAAAGGTAAACAAGCTAAGTTATTATCGGCTTAACATGCAATTACCTTTATTAGTGGTGCAATTCAAAAAATGCATGGTTACAAGGTACAGGATTAATTCCCTTATTGAAAACAGAAGGAGAAATACATTTATTTCTGGAAGAAAGGCACTCCGTTGCTCGCCACTGACCAAGGAGAAGCTTCTTCCTCATATATCCTACAACTGGGGTTCTGAGGGTACAGGcaattttaatgttatttatttctttaaagccTTAGGTatggccacacctggaatactgcatctagatTTAGTcaccaccacattacaaaaaagatgttgagactttggaaaaagtgcaaagaagagcaattaagatgattaaaggcatggagacaaaaacatgaaggacggttgcaggaattgggtatggccagtctagagaaaagaagaattaggggtgacatgatagcagtattccagtatttgagaggttgccataaagaagaggaggggggtcaacttatttttctgAGCACCAGaagtcaagaaacaatggatggaaactaatctaggaaagaagcaacctggaattaaggagaaacttcctaacagtgaggacaattaaccggtggaacagcttgccttcagaagttataggggcttcatcactggagatttttaagaaaagactgcacagtcacctatctgaaatgatatagtccagggtctcctgcttgaacagggggcaggactagaagacttccaagatcccatccagttctattctgattataaccacaaaatatacaaataaaataaaactgatgcGCAGACTAAATTTTGTTACAGCCCCTAAAGAACTTCAGATTGGGGATGAAAGTCAATGTAATGCAATTTGTCATTTAGAGAAAcagtctcaaaggtgttttttttttcaaaggcaactggactttgttttttcctgaagatgttttgcttctcctctaagaagcttcttcgattctgactgaatggtggaggatagaaggatttaaatcgttcggtcagaactgaagaagtttcttggatgagaagtgaaacatctttaaggaaaaacaaagtccagttgtcttttaagAAGacgagaaggataatagtaatacagccctatTCCATTGGTAATACCTTTAGGCGTAACAGTGCTGGGGGAGGTAGGTGTtttattgcaggctacttcagctgactgctagctgcagtttggcagtttgaatcccaccaggctcaaggttgactcagccttccatcctttcgaggtgggtaaaatgaggacccagattgttgggggccataggctgactctgtaaactgcttagagagggctgtaaagcactatgaagcggtatataagtctaagtgctattgctacagctattagcagagtgatggcatggggggaaaACTATTTTTGTGCCTAATTGTTTTGGCATGCCATGCCTTATAGCAGCATctgaggggagaagttgaaatggtttatgtccaggatgtgaaacGTCTGTAGACAGTGTCTCTTTCTGGCTCGTGCAGtacacaggtcctcaatggaaggcaggctggttacaATTGTTTTGTTCTGTAGTCTTAACTATTGGACTGCGTTGAcgtctgtacctgtcctgtttggttgcagATTTCCCCTGATGCAGATTTTTCATAGGTGTGTAAAGTGATCTATGAAGTCCTTGGGGCTAATTGGacaatgaagcatctgcaagtgAGCAACCAAGCTGTGAGAGTAACAAGAACTCcccagttcaactctgagctacatatCTTGTCTTCTATTGCAGTGATCTCTAAGGTTCTCTGACAATAGCAGCATGAAGAGAATTCAGGGAGCCAATGGCTGTGCCCAGAGCGACGGATTTGTAGCTCAAGGCTTCAGCTCCATGAAGCCAAGATTACACGCCTAAAACAAAAGAGCTCAAAAAGACAGTAGATTCTACCGATGCTTCGAAGAATTAGAAGGgctttttattatttaatgaTATTGTGGctttgggaggggagggagaaaaggggcaGCACCGTTTGCAAAATGCAAGTGGTAGccgccccttcctcccccctcccccaaaaacccTAAGGAGTGCCATCCCCTTCTTTGCAAAAAGATGGGTTTTCATCCTTCCTACAAGTGGTAAAGCAAAAGGAATCCCTGCGGATTTTACTTCGCCAGTCCTTACCAActatagggggcggtgctcatcttcctttcttttacaaATGGAGgataaaccataataataatgatgatgatgatgattagagGTTGTGGATGATGGGAAAAGGCCGCAGGAGCATTGCTTGCACAAAGCAGAATATATACCAAGAGAGCCTGGCCAACATCTCtcgctcttccccccccccccccgcgagtcTGTCGGGGCTTTTATGCATGCATTCAAAGCGCTTGCTTCCTTCATCAGCAGGCCTCCGTGCATCCCCAAAGCTGCACAACCCTGGGGCGTAGCCAAGGGGGAAGCAAGGCAGCAAACCCAGAGAGGGGCAAGTTAAAAAATGACTGCGGCGGAGAAGCCAACCAAGGGCGAACGGcgatgcaaagaaagaaagaaaagggccgAGGGGAAAATTTAAGGAGATGCTTTCGAAAAAGGTTGCAATTCCTGGCTGGGAGCCGCCAGGGGGCGCACTAACCGGAAGGTCTGCCCGCCACAGAGTACCAGGTCAAGGCGGAGTTCGGTGCGCGGGCAAGGCAGGGAGCGCCAGGGAGTCGCTCGAGGCAGCTGGGTCGGCCGGGGGTTCATGTTGTGCCTTCTGCTGTCCGCTGTCCTTAGGGATGAGCGCGCTCCGGCCGCAGCTCTGGCTGCACCAGTTTGGCGCAAAACCCGTACCTCCGAGTCCGTAAAATCACCATAGAGAGCGGCCCCTGGATTTAGAGGAGGGGCCGCGCAGGGGTAGAGCGGGGCAACCGCTTTCCGCTCTAGGGCTGCGAGGGGAGGTCTTTATGGTCTGTTTGGGCGGAAGCCCGGGTCTTTGGGCACAGAAAGGATTCTTCCTGTCCGCGGGTTAAGGCTAGATAAGGCATGAAAAAGGTTTTGTATGGATGTTGCAAGGCGGATGGGAAAGGAAGCGGCCCTTTTAGCCGAGGACGGAAATGGAGCTATCGTTAACTGGGCAGTAGATGGTAGCACAATTTTCCTTGAACTGGATACTCTTTGCTATAATCATAGTTTAAATATCTAGCAAGAGTTTCAGGCAGaaaactattactattattactatcatcaccatcattatatactttattcattaaacatgagactcagccaactgaacattcaaaaatgcatcacaaatactaattgttgttgctgttgttggcaAGCATCCTTTCAATTATCCTTTCTTTTCTTGTCAAGCATGGGGGTTAGAAAGTTAGTCAGGCCCCGATTAGGGGCATTGTTGTtattctgaggttttttttaattcttggcagccttttttgttgtttattttggtttataattatttatattgttttaaattctcttcACCCACCCAGATTCACCTTGACAAGCCATATACATTAACATGCAGTGATATTTAAGCTATTGATAAAACACATTACTGCTGCCATTTCAAGGTGATCAGCCCTTAATCTGTCTTGTAAAAAGTGCCGAAAGACACTTAAATTAAACACTTGATCATAGagtttctcctgtgtgctgctccgggaatccaatcatgggttaacttagccctctagccttgagactgagtatgcaaatttcaaagtcacgcctcctctgactggacttccgtttccatTCAGTTTCTCTTACTCAGTCCAAGCCTACAGACCTATTT contains:
- the OGG1 gene encoding N-glycosylase/DNA lyase isoform X1 — translated: MNPRPTQLPRATPWRSLPCPRTELRLDLVLCGGQTFRWSETSPGYWTGVLAGRVWTLTQSEEHLWYTLHEEEKEDGGREEEGLSEPPLKKSRKQTQPEPNRPGTSERPGSHLSGELARGTDGMTPSQILQDYFQLHVNVSGLYQGWSYVDSHFREIGVKFPGVRVLRQDPVECLFSFICTSNNHLSRITNMIQHLCQAFGRRLCQLDTKTYHAFPTLQAMAGADTEARLRDLGFGYRARFISESARAVMKTLGGAAGLQQLRTVPYEQARHALCTLPGVGVKVADCVCLMALDKTEAVPVDTHIWQVAKRYYGQELGMGARSVTERVHREIGNFFRSLWGPYSGWAQAVLFCADLRKNQETTDPNAKHRCIKVAQSSHSTLT
- the OGG1 gene encoding N-glycosylase/DNA lyase isoform X2, with protein sequence MNPRPTQLPRATPWRSLPCPRTELRLDLVLCGGQTFRWSETSPGYWTGVLAGRVWTLTQSEEHLWYTLHEEEKEDGGREEEGLSEPPLKKSRKQTQPEPNRPGTSERPGSHLSGELARGTDGMTPSQILQDYFQLHVNVSGLYQGWSYVDSHFREIGVKFPGVRVLRQDPVECLFSFICTSNNHLSRITNMIQHLCQAFGRRLCQLDTKTYHAFPTLQAMAGADTEARLRDLGFGYRARFISESARAVMKTLGGAAGLQQLRTVPYEQARHALCTLPGVGVKVADCVCLMALDKTEAVPVDTHIWQVAKRYYGQELGMGARSVTERVHREIGNFFRSLWGPYSGWAQAVSMK